One Drosophila santomea strain STO CAGO 1482 chromosome X, Prin_Dsan_1.1, whole genome shotgun sequence DNA segment encodes these proteins:
- the LOC120456945 gene encoding uncharacterized protein LOC120456945 has protein sequence MSLTGTQDYDRKYLLSMPGLCKLACLLCSFVGMLCIICGPVRVSNFRGSFYLAVVTIGFVATGCLLLARYLRLWQRQFCRCDHTLWSLAVHSSLALAYFAASGLVLSLDIGAYTAAAFFGLTAFCINGLEAYGNYRRSRQREVATQTI, from the exons ATGTCGCTCACGGGAACCCAGGACTACGATCGCAAGTACCTGCTCAGCATGCCGGGCCTGTGCAAGCTGGCCTGTTTG CTGTGCAGCTTTGTTGGAATGCTGTGCATCATCTGCGGACCGGTGCGCGTGAGCAATTTCCGCGGCAGCTTCTACCTGGCGGTGGTCACCATCGGATTCGTGGCCACCGGCTGCCTGCTCCTGGCCAGATACCTGCGGCTGTGGCAGCGCCAGTTCTGCCGCTGCGATCACACACTCTGGTCCCTGGCGGTGCACTCCTCACTGGCCCTGGCCTACTTCGCGGCCTCCGGACTCGTCCTCTCCCTGGACATTGGCGCCTACACGGCGGCGGCG TTCTTCGGCCTGACAGCATTTTGCATCAACGGACTGGAGGCCTATGGAAACTATAGGCGCAGTCGCCAGCGGGAGGTGGCCACCCAGACGATATAG